A genomic window from Caldicellulosiruptor kronotskyensis 2002 includes:
- a CDS encoding sigma-70 family RNA polymerase sigma factor gives MVESLTSVQRQMLIADNIKLVYHVANKFMPCPKGYCYEVDDLISEGYIGLVVAAKNYDPAKGSFSSYACKVIESRIKRSLPKYRLTLVSLDSPLTKDEEEETTVGDVIDSGFSVENEVIRRDIVTRLQKYLAELTDDEREQVLRYIHTGKVEDDKLFKSARKKLLRAMKQDQFEADLDDLTVFISCPAVHVVAGNGYFSSPVETTVLTREEKRKQLEVLSSIPQLDKLRVLKQQGEQDRMKLLAAKWEVEEFIERHIDKLSINHIKLLQDYFVWCYSHLAMVQKYGSGYKVQIKRAVKKLMG, from the coding sequence ATGGTTGAGTCTCTAACCAGCGTTCAAAGGCAAATGTTAATTGCCGACAACATTAAGCTTGTCTACCATGTGGCAAACAAATTTATGCCTTGTCCCAAGGGCTATTGCTATGAGGTGGACGACTTGATTAGCGAGGGCTACATTGGTCTTGTTGTGGCGGCAAAGAACTATGACCCTGCCAAAGGCAGCTTCTCTTCCTATGCGTGCAAAGTGATTGAAAGCAGGATAAAAAGAAGCTTGCCAAAGTACAGGCTTACTTTGGTCTCACTGGATAGTCCACTAACCAAGGATGAGGAAGAGGAAACAACAGTTGGCGATGTAATTGATAGTGGCTTTTCTGTTGAAAACGAGGTAATAAGGCGTGATATTGTAACGAGGTTGCAAAAGTACTTGGCAGAGTTAACCGACGATGAGAGAGAACAAGTTTTAAGGTACATCCACACAGGCAAAGTAGAAGATGACAAGCTGTTTAAATCAGCAAGAAAGAAGCTATTGCGGGCGATGAAACAAGACCAATTCGAGGCAGACCTTGACGACTTGACAGTTTTCATATCCTGCCCTGCGGTGCATGTGGTAGCAGGCAATGGCTACTTCTCATCCCCAGTAGAAACCACAGTGTTGACGAGAGAGGAGAAGAGAAAACAGCTTGAAGTTTTGTCTTCAATACCCCAATTGGACAAGCTGAGGGTTTTAAAGCAACAAGGCGAACAGGACAGAATGAAGCTTCTTGCTGCCAAATGGGAAGTTGAAGAGTTTATTGAAAGGCACATCGACAAGCTGTCAATCAACCACATCAAACTTCTTCAGGACTACTTTGTTTGGTGCTATTCACATTTGGCGATGGTTCAGAAGTATGGTAGCGGCTACAAAGTACAAATCAAGCGTGCGGTCAAAAAGTTGATGGGATGA